The proteins below come from a single Sorghum bicolor cultivar BTx623 chromosome 4, Sorghum_bicolor_NCBIv3, whole genome shotgun sequence genomic window:
- the LOC8066471 gene encoding uncharacterized protein LOC8066471 translates to MPPPPAPAPARLPPPPWPSTFATAWIVDTIAGDDALDFSLLQALVRASSEQLAGAPEATRKRLALRSLLELSSLIPAPAGGDADAAVKARVEGAQSAEAALFRVVREVERSGKLEKDLLPLFNQETHKTICTNKLTLPQTSVQLLEEVDPWIRSPTQHFQLEQNATVTLGFNRTSNVLPTDAPESGHLPEFITAQDTNMISQPDSREAHLNALQHERGEKVNQDLEDVSASIWPVEKDHVHGDLTLQSAGVLLSVSCNGANQGSKSETNLQPGAAAEDLSQQDLCIKCGKDGQLLECSGCSLAAHDSCFGSSVTFEGTDLFYCPRCCYKKATEAYEKAKKTYYEAREKLAAFHGTEHVSKQHDEQLNGVQPGAPSRDGHSNGCDTSKRNNIHQNEAYHLDRQDEEPHQLRKKQKVSARGNGYPKEVLTEKVPFQSSCLASMNKHSVLQNNSKTPVEDAEKKQQVGDRDDELEATDAGKRSLPPWRNMRPSKSRKGTAKQGQHVATSPRKRSSVHRHPQKRNSNPVAPTRRERMAWSGAEEAMLREAMAKFAPENDAPIPWVRILGYGRSVFDMARLASDLRVKWRNMQKK, encoded by the exons ATGCCGCCGCCtcccgctcccgctcccgcCCGCCTCCCGCCGCCCCCTTGGCCTTCCACCTTCGCCACGGCCTGGATTGTCGACACCATCGCCGGCGACGACGCCCTCGACTTCTCCTTGCTGCAGG CACTGGTGAGGGCTTCGTCGGAGCAACTCGCGGGCGCCCCGGAGGCCACGCGTAAAAGGCTCGCGCTCCGGTCCCTGCTGGAGCTGTCGTCCCTGATACCCGCACCCGCTGGGGGTGATGCTGATGCTGCAGTGAAGGCTAGGGTTGAGGGCGCCCAGTCAGCCGAGGCTGCGCTGTTTCGCGTTGTCAGAGAG GTTGAAAGGTCTGGAAAACTGGAGAAGGATTTGCTTCCACTTTTCAATCAAGAAACCCACAAAACTATCTGTACCAATAAGCTTACATTACCACAAACTTCTGTCCAGTTG ctaGAAGAAGTCGACCCATGGATCAGATCTCCGACCCAACATTTCCAATTGGAGCAGAATGCCACAGTAACTCTTGGTTTTAACAGAACCAGTAATGTCTTACCAACAGATGCACCTGAGTCTGGGCATTTGCCTGAGTTCATAACTGCACAGGATACAAACATGATTTCGCAGCCTGACAGCAGGGAAGCTCATCTGAATGCTCTGCAACATGAAAGGGGTGAGAAAGTAAACCAAGATCTGGAAGATGTCTCTGCAAGTATTTGGCCAGTGGAAAAGGACCATGTTCATGGGGATCTGACTTTGCAATCTGCTGGTGTTTTACTTTCTGTAAGCTGCAATGGTGCCAATCAAGGAAGTAAGTCTGAAACCAATCTTCAACCAGGGGCTGCAGCAGAGGACTTGTCTCAACAAGATTTGTGCATAAAATGCGGTAAAGATGGTCAGTTGCTGGAATGCAGTGGCTGTTCTTTAGCTGCTCATGATAGCTGTTTCGGTTCATCGGTGACATTTGAAGGGACCGACTTATTCTACTGCCCACGATGCTGCTATAAGAAAGCCACTGAAGCATATGAAAAGGCAAAGAAAACATATTACGAAGCTAGGGAGAAGCTTGCTGCTTTCCATGGCACAGAACATGTCAGCAAGCAACATGATGAGCAACTAAATGGAGTTCAGCCAGGAGCTCCCAGCAGAGATGGTCATTCTAATGGGTGTGACACATCAAAAAGGAATAACATCCATCAAAATGAAGCATATCACCTTGATCGTCAGGATGAAGAGCCTCATCAGCTgagaaagaagcagaaagtaagTGCTAGAGGCAATGGTTACCCTAAGGAGGTGCTCACTGAGAAGGTTCCTTTTCAGAGCTCTTGTCTAGCATCCATGAATAAACATTCAGTGCTCCAGAATAACAGCAAAACACCAGTTGAGGATGCAGAGAAAAAGCAGCAAGTGGGAGACAGAGATGATGAATTAGAAGCTACTGACGCTGGCAAGCGATCATTACCCCCCTGGCGTAATATGAGACCAAGTAAATCTAGAAAAGGTACTGCAAAGCAGGGTCAGCATGTGGCTACTTCACCAAGAAAAAGAAGTTCTGTACACCGTCACCCGCAAAAGCGCAA TTCCAATCCTGTTGCACCAACTCGACGCGAAAGAATGGCTTGGAGTGGAGCAGAAGAAGCTATGCTGAGG GAAGCAATGGCAAAATTCGCCCCAGAGAATGATGCTCCAATTCCATGGGTTCGGATACTAGGATATGGTCGTAGTGTGTTTGACATGGCACGCCTGGCATCTGATTTGAGGGTCAAGTGGAGGAACATGCAGAAGaagtag
- the LOC8074156 gene encoding tyrosine-protein kinase BAZ1B yields MYIVEKLKKNGPTSRIESSKKTESRKTSVCSRGTPHHSHPIPIPMFSAARCLVPSLYPHPHAAPAPASAKAKPRRSSRGSRRERSWDDDGSDYSDIDDGFFRQEQEEEEAAPSPAAPQLRGSDVLRALQRAAAAKEAARKPPARQRKEKPAGGDVEVEAREVRPVVIRPEWAARIRELELRVHQLAADN; encoded by the coding sequence atgtatatagtagaaaaattaaaaaaaaatggacCTACAAGTAGAATAGAAAGCAGTAAAAAGACGGAAAGTAGAAAAACCAGCGTGTGCAGCCGCGGCACGCCTCATCACTCTCATCCCATTCCAATACCGATGTTCTCCGCCGCACGCTGCCTCGTCCCTAGTCTCTACCCCCACCCGcacgcggcgccggcgccggcgtcaGCCAAGGCCAAGCCACGCCGGTCGAGCCGAGGCTCCCGCCGCGAACGCTCGTGGGACGACGACGGCTCAGACTACTCCGACATCGACGACGGCTTCTTCAGGCAAGagcaggaagaggaggaggcagCGCCCTCCCCCGCAGCGCCCCAGCTGCGGGGGTCCGACGTGCTGCGCGCGCTGCAGAGGGCCGCCGCGGCCAAGGAGGCCGCCAGGAAGCCGCCGGCGCGCCAGCGGAAGGAGAAGCCGGCGGGTGGTGACGTGGAAGTGGAAGCCCGGGAGGTGAGGCCCGTGGTGATAAGGCCCGAGTGGGCGGCGAGGATCCGGGAGCTGGAGCTCAGGGTGCACCAGCTCGCCGCCGACAACTAG